Within Ciona intestinalis unplaced genomic scaffold, KH HT000140.2, whole genome shotgun sequence, the genomic segment ACTTCTAAAAACCATCTTTTTTTACTCGTACGTTGAAATGagtaaattaatgtaacttgttttattttcacgtGGGGGCAACGACGGCTGTTACaccacgggtgttttgtttcatacaccttgtaccgcTTACATGTTACCACGATTTTTAGAAgagattttttaattagtttaatgtagtgttgatattttaaacaacttatattAGACCTCTCTGGGGTAAGGCAATGATAAAAAATCTctccaaaaataattaccacaaagttatatacgtagAAATTGAAGCGgacacgatgtgtatgaaacacaacacccgtgtataacgactgccattgccatgccatgtaaaaataaatcagttgaatgtaatgtaacttgatttatctttgcgtggccggaaaacgataatcgttataacacggatgttctgtttcataaacctcagcatacgagttaccatgtatgttgctttgtaggtacttatttttttagttacattcttttatttattgccCTTTCATAGAGTCGATTACGAAATCTTCATTGAGGATCTTCAGGTTGCCATTGATAATCAAAAGTCGGATCGTCCAGCTCAAATGAGTTTGGCAACATTTGATTACAATGTATACCACACAATGGACGAAGTAAGTATTAGTATTTCTTCTACTTATTTGCTTTCATCCAGGCAgcccgggttcgattcccggtGTAGGAACATATTGGttcggcgccgtggcacagtaGTTAGCGCGTTGTTAGTCTCTAGCTTAGAGGAGAGAGTTTGAGGCTcgcgctgctaccattgtgggcgtatatgtcttgggcaagacacttaacggcaattgctccaacccaatggtcactaatgggttgttcagaACATCAGCTAAAatgaaatcaacaaaaaatatatttatccacaaatatatatatatatacctcgtaaatcgtaagcggacatgaggtgtatgaaacaaaacacccgttttataacgactgtggttgaGAATACGGGTATGATGTGATAACACAAGCagactgttttaaaactttccaaTTTTAAATTCCAGATCCGAGCATGGATGAACGACATGGTATCaacatattcatatatatCTAAAGTCAACGTTGGTCAATCTTATCAAGGTAGTTCTATCGACGCACTGAGGGTAAGTTATACATTATGGTTGCCTTTAATGCCCAGATTTTTTAGGTACAAATTAACATCCTAAAAAATCGTTCACAAGGAGCATACGCGTGTAAACTTACAAGCGGGCACAGGCtgtgttaaacaaaacacgcgtgttacaacgacagtcgttatactaCGTTAAAGTCGATTTTAAGCTGTTGTAGCGATGCATGCCACgtgacctgagatttaggtcagaAATAGCTTAATACCCCAACACTTAGAgttctttataaaaattttaaatatattttttactaaattgtACGAACATTTTTGCAACatttaaaacgattttttaacaaaatgtaaaacaatttttaacaaattaaacattNNNNNNNNNNNNNNNNNNNNNNNNNNNNNNNNNNNNNNNNNNNNNNNNNNNNNNNNNNNNNNNNNNNNNNNNNNNNNNNNNNNNNNNNNNNNNNNNNNNNNNNNNNNNNNNNNNNNNNNNNNNNNTTCTAATAGTTTTTTTCTAACAGTTTTTTCTAACAGTTTTTTCTAACAGTTTTTTTCTAACAGTTTTTTCTAACAATTTTTTCTAACAGTTTTTCTAACAGTTTTTTTCTAACAGTTTTTTCTAACAGTTTTTTCTAACAGTTTTTTCTAACAATTTTTTCTAACAGTTTTTTCTAACAGTTTTTTCTAACAGttttttctaacattttttctaacagtttttttctaacagtttttttctaacacttttttctaacagtttttttaacagtttctaACAGTTTtttcaatacatttttaacgaattttttattaccccaaaacTTACATATTTGGTACTTCTAAGGCGTAACAAATatgacgtgtatgaaacagaacaccagtgttataacgactttcgttgcccggtgccgcaaggataaataaattacatattttCTGGCAATTTGTTATTGCTTTATGAGACTTATTTCACTAAACTAAATGATTACCCATATTACTAAAAATACACCTTGAAACTATATTCAAACACGAgaacaaattttacaacagttctattttctagttGGCAGAAGCCAAAGTTGGAAGCGCAGAATATAACATCTTGAACGAAATTGAAATCTTTGTAATTCCAATCGCTAACCCTGACGGCTACGAATACACCTGGTCCGATGTAAGTCCTTTTAACAATTGCCATTTCCTTCCATTATTactgtagtagggtggggaagatgggacatatttatcacataatatccaattttTCTGGGCCGTGGCAAAGCAGTTGGCGCGCCCGCCTATAACccaggggtaatgggttcTAGGCGGATCGCTGttaccgttgtgggcgtatgtgtccttgggcaagacacttaacggttattgtttcaacccagtggtcactaatgggttgtccaaattattagccatgcataaaaaaaaacaataaaaaaaaattacttacaaagtaaccatacgtggtaattcgtaagccagcacgaggtgtatgacacatataacgactttcgtgtttcagccacgcgaggataaaataagttaaattcatttagtcatttaatgtgGCTTATTCGAGAAAATCTCTTGGTTTATAGGACAGAATGTGGCGAAAAACTCGTTCGAACCCAAGCCATGTATGTGTGGGAGTGGACCCCAACAGAAACTGGGATGCAAACTGGTCTGGTAAGGTTAATTTAAAGCTTGCTTGTTGCTTATATTATTAAGTCACTTTGTACGCTAATAGTCCAGATTTTTTGTTGGGTAAAACGGGATACCGTTTACTGCGGGGTAAAGTGGGATATCGTTTCTGTGGGAGAAAGTGGGATACCGTttgctgtggggtaaaatgggatactgtAAGCACCTATAATTCCATAtctcctgttcgtgttttaaagctCTTTTTT encodes:
- the LOC100180149 gene encoding carboxypeptidase A5-like; its protein translation is MKFVIIFAVLAVASAKRLFHQDQVLRIQPNGYELKVIENLAETFPNIDFWSEPSPVRPVDIHIPLDQLSAVKVFLARNRVDYEIFIEDLQVAIDNQKSDRPAQMSLATFDYNVYHTMDEIRAWMNDMVSTYSYISKVNVGQSYQGSSIDALRVSYTLWLPLMPRFFRYKLTS